The following coding sequences are from one Homalodisca vitripennis isolate AUS2020 chromosome 7, UT_GWSS_2.1, whole genome shotgun sequence window:
- the LOC124365854 gene encoding GATOR complex protein MIOS-like, translating into MDIGTTIANKSELVLTPWTENSQTSVRLYRSEDRDKALQLCGWMFDRDLAALPTFLETVESEGEEGVCRAAAIAVFNLRLRLAIEILTRGAQTYNDILTIVAMALSGFTDSRSSMWRELCMSQRAQISNPYLRAMFAFLTLEGDNYDTVLNEPGLAVEDRVALACLYLSNARLYEYLSQLTETLISSGDLGGVLLTGAGSECVSLLQHYLDRSGDVQSACLIAACTFPSQLLDKDSQVQEWIASYRNLLNSWHMWNHRARVDIALSTRNPGTKPVQQVFVSCNFCGKSVSAYMQASSLSRGQLARLGATSNRLKMTSCPNCRKPQPRCAVCLVNMGTPAYYDGNPSPSPSRPSTTPLRLSPFNSWYTWCQTCRHGGHASHITQWFREHSECPVTACSCRCLSLDTSSKMSSLASVA; encoded by the exons ATGGACATCGGCACAACGATTGCCAACAAGTCAGAGTTGGTGTTGACACCTTGGACAGAGAATTCTCAGACTTCAGTAAGACTCTATAG GAGTGAAGACAGAGACAAGGCGTTGCAGCTGTGTGGTTGGATGTTCGATCGGGACTTGGCTGCCTTGCCGACTTTCCTGGAGACTGTGGAGAGTGAGGGGGAAGAGGGAGTGTGCAGGGCGGCCGCCATTGCTGTGTTCAACCTGCGCCTGCGCCTAGCCATCGAGATCCTAACACGTGGTGCCCAAACTTACAACGACATACTTACCATTGTCGCTATGGCTCTCTCAG GCTTCACTGACTCAAGGAGCAGCATGTGGCGAGAACTGTGCATGTCACAACGTGCCCAGATATCCAACCCATACCTGCGAGCAATGTTTGCCTTTCTCACACTTGAAGGAGACAACTACGACACAGTCCTC AACGAGCCAGGATTGGCAGTGGAGGATCGGGTGGCTCTGGCGTGTCTGTACTTGTCCAATGCACGGCTGTACGAATACTTGAGCCAGCTGACGGAGACACTGATTTCGAGTGGTGACCTGGGTGGTGTGTTGCTGACCGGGGCAGGGAGCGAATGTGTGTCGCTGCTACAACACTACCTGGACCGCAGTGGAGACGTGCAGAGCGCCTGTCTCATCGCTGCCTGCACATTTCCCTCACAGCTGCTCGATAAGGACAGTCAGGTCCAGGAGTGGATTGCAAG TTATCGCAACCTGCTGAACAGCTGGCACATGTGGAACCACCGGGCGAGAGTGGACATCGCACTCAGCACACGAAACCCTGGCACCAAGCCTGTGCAGCAGGTGTTTGTGTCGTGTAACTTCTGCGGTAAAAGTGTATCGGCGTATATGCAGGCTTCTTCACTAAGCCGAGGCCAGCTCGCTAGGCTCGGTGCCACCAGCAATCGACTTAAG ATGACATCATGCCCCAACTGTCGCAAACCCCAACCACGCTGTGCAGTCTGTTTGGTGAACATGGGAACCCCGGCTTATTATGACGGGAACCCTTCACCTTCTCCCTCCCGTCCTTCGACCACACCCCTCCGTCTCTCCCCCTTCAACTCCTGGTACACCTGGTGCCAGACCTGCAGACACGGTGGACACGCCTCTCACATCACCCAGTGGTTCAG GGAACATTCGGAGTGCCCAGTGACGGCTTGCTCCTGTCGCTGCCTGAGCCTGGACACTTCTAGCAAGATGTCATCCCTTGCGTCTGTTGCATAG